Part of the Plasmodium vinckei vinckei genome assembly, chromosome: PVVCY_13 genome, ATACCCTTTTTTAGAACTATTTGATATTTAATTGTGTTACTATTATCATTGTTCTTCTTGTGGGTACTTTTGACCCTCGTTTTTCATAAAGGATTTTCGCATAACTCACATCTTTTCCTTTCATAAGGATTTTCATAAGTACACATACTACAACATTTGactttattacttttttttatggtatatgtaatattacTGTCTGGTATagtaacattttttttttttttcgatgaTGATTTACTATTACTAAGTATGTTATCGTCAGATGAATAAAAGTATTTATTGTCACTATTATTAtcgttattattttcttttttttttttctttttttttttgctattTTCTTCAAGTAATTTCTTCTGATCAGCGAGAAGAGATGGAGCTGGAAATTCATCTATATTAAaagatttataaaaattggaaatatcatttttatctgttttattttttccagtTTTATTAGAGCTTAAAGACGTTAAACCTGTGGTTGCATTAttagtttttttatcattctttttatcattttttttttcttcctcTTTCCccttattttttgaagtattcgattctttttttttccaattcAATGTgatatctttatttaaagCTCCCGATTTATTGTCCTtactttttgttttattgttactgcttattaaaaaaggaaaagtATCGTCCTCGGTTTTTTGTTTTGGTAAAGGAGGGTACTCTACATCAAGGACCCCACCTTTTGAATTCAAtgatgtatttttattattttcaactTTTTGCTTATaagaattaatatttttatcttcattGTTTAATTTGGTACTATTATTACTTCCAATTTTATTACGCTTTCCATTTGTAGATAAAGGATTACTAGCATTACTTCCCTTGAGATTTGCATTATTTGAgttgtttatattaaaacgAGATATAGTAGCGATACTAGAGGTTCGATCGTCATTATTGTTAGAAGCAAGAGATGGAAATTCTTCATTCTTTTGTAtatcactatttttatttgtatttgttgtattaataatagaagagacataaaaatatatataatatagttCATTAATTCTTGaacttttaataatatttaaaaaacgaTTTCTTAAAGATAATGATGTATCATATAAATTGGAACTAATTTTTTGatcttctatatttttatatttttctgaTCCTCTATATGTATTTGAAGATCTATTATAATTACTACCATTGTTTACAacattatttgtatttctATTCCTCAGTATAAATTCTATATCTTTTCTAATTCTGTAATATTCAGGGCCTGTTGATAAACATTCTTCTAATGCTCGTGCATTTACAAAATTGCTAAGGTCTTTCGATATCGTAGTTAGTGATGTTAAATCTACATCAAGGGCAATCTTTTTTagtatgttttttttattttcattagatatatttaaaaatttattaatacatGGATCTTTTTGATATGCTGATAAATAATtacttataaataaataaaaaaatgaaactaaatttaaatttgggTCTATACAATATAACATGTCAAAAGAAACTTTTTTGCAAATATCCCATTTTTGATcataaatatgatttattataatattatttggatttttatttttaaaagatttttttattaaattcgaaatattttcaagttccattatattatttttagaatTTATAACATCAAAAAGGGAAGTCAgtttttcttttccttttacattattattgtttttttcactgCTACATTTTATTGGTGTAGTATTGCtgccttttttatttacactactaattaatgaattatcattacttttattttttccatttttagaATTAGTAACACTTTCACATGCTAGTGTAATTCGTTTATTAATAGCTTCAATATCTTTCCatgtattattacataAGGTATATATACTCTTTATATTAGTGTATACTTTTTCTAatgcattattttcaattttaaaaaataaaaatgttaaatataaaaacccATACTTACTTAATTcgttaatattaatttttgtggcgttttcaaatttatgtCTTAAATTAACcatacttttattattattataattatatatggcatcatttttttctttcttttcatTTGAATTGTTAgcatttttcttatttttgttactATTTGTACTGTTATTAATTTTCCCTAGTATCGTTTTCTTTTCACTTACGTGcataaaaaagaatgaataatataatatgaaagatctatatataataatattaaaaaatagatttaaataatgtttCTCTAAatcttctttattatataataaataatcaattttttctattatgccatcaaaaaatattttaaaaataaaaaaattattttttttgtgttcTGTTCCAAAATCAGTATCTATAACACTTTTTGTCAAATCaattatttcttcatttgataaataaaaatcgttgttattttttgttagaatgtctaaaatatttacaattgATTCTAAatcttttttcataatttgtaaaaaaattgtttttttatttttaaaatattctacaaaatttatcatttttatttcaataaaatattcaaaatacCAAGAATCAGAAAAACTTTTAAAATcataaatacatttataattatttatatctattttttctctattattatcttcttcattttcacatatatttgaattccctttttcattatttaactgaataatattaatattgtttCTATAATCATTTCGAtcattatatgtattatttctACCACGATTgctactattattatttgcacTATTTCGTATTTCATTATAGGATGCTCCACCAATGGAAAACGCTATTTTGTTTCGTTTGCTACCCTTTTCTTCATGTTTTTCTGCTAAATGTAGGCATAAATCCATTCTATTGTCAAACACAACAAATATACATTGCTCGTACAGGCATGGGtgatgtttttttttatagtgtgcaaataaattatcGTAATCCTTGTAAacctaaaaataatgaaattaaatattatgaaaaaaatatacaaacatATTTCGTAGttgtattattacataaaatGTAGAGTGAcacaatttataaatttcttACGTGAAGGTGAAGCTGATCATAGTAGACAATGTCGTcgatttcatttttctcgACTCCTTTAATTTCAgggttttttttattaaaacaaaatttacaaaagaagtgatatttatttatatgactcatatatgtatcaaagtcatataaataatacgAACATATATGGCAATAAATATgtcttattttatatttattttctgaaATTTGTTCTCCATATTCAATATGGgctttaacatttttttttaaaaaaatattatattcaaataaaaaattattatcattatttccTACACATATATCacaatatgtttttttatgttcTGACAAATGTTTACATAATTCACTTAATCTGGTGtaacaatatttatttaaatgttttaaatttgttatattatctaaatttgtaaaacatgttttataaaaaatatctatAACATTAAAATAATGGTCTGTCGACTCCGATTCAAGCTCACTTATATTATGAGCATCTCTAGTATATTGATGATACTTATCATATATtgaatcattttttttacgtaataaattttgtttattataaatatatatatattcaaaatatttatttattttatgactattatttaatttaaatttttcgacttttttattttgtactTTTACCCAATAATCAATACAAGGAGTTAACAAACAAGCATAACTCGTTAAAAGTGTTGataaactatatatataataatattcataaaatatttttttttctgtatctacaaatatttttgagaAAAATGCATATCGTTTTAAAGAATTAACACATCCAttaagaatatatttagttttatcttttttcctttttatatatttttcataatgattaaacaaatacatattttccCCTTTTTTTGCACTTTTTGTTGTATCTTCATTTGATTTGGGATCCttctttaatatatttcttaaaataataatatcatcataatgtgatgaaaatattttttttaatttatttttttctaataaatCAGCTTGTTCTTTTTGTATATCgtcatcattttttgatgttaatttttctatttcttcAATATCTTCAATCTCTTTACATATATCActactatatttttttataatattttgttcatcTATTTCAATGCTTATATTATCTATTGATTCCCTTTTATCATTGATTTGATTCTTTTCAAGGCTTCCACTAAATTTAAGTTGTTTTCCTACAATTTCAGATtcgtttatatttttattttcaatatctCCTGCTAGCATATCTACCTCATCAGGTTCTAACAAGGTCTGAAGCAAATTATTGtatgtaaaatatgtataaaaattgtttagacaaaaaaatatatattcatttcgTTCTTTACAAAAAGggcatttaattttttctttatcaaatgcataattaaatttgtcattttgtatatttgttCTGTTATTTTGATGATAAGACTCATCATAATTTCGGTTTCTACCCCTATCCCTGTAGGAATAACTTCTTGAATTAATATAGCTATTACTTCTAGTATTATTTAGAGCATTTTGCCCTGttgcattattattaatattatcattattttcataattattttctttaatttgcatatataatagtcGATAAAAACATAAGAAACAATATGTGTGATTACATTCTTGgatacatataattttaattaattcaaAACATAAACTACattcaataaatttaaaatcaagttcaactttttttaaatcaaaattaacaattttGTATTCTTCTTTCATATCATCTTTTAaacaataatttttgttttcttctttctctcgtattattttttcgatttctttttttattaatctatttccatttttttttatattatcaattatactattatatataatcaaattattttcaattctTAATATATCTGCATCACAATAactaaataattttcttatatGATATGAAACGTTAATATATTTCGATTTATCTCCGAATGTCTCTTTTTCATCTTCATATTTCAAAGCATCATactttttgttattattaatatttggaTTTCggtttatatacattttagtatgttaatatatatgcgtTTTTTATAGggttatactttttttgcaaatattttattggctttttttgtgttcctttgtatatatatactttatgATTGTGTTACAAACTTATATAGACTTAGTCTCGCTAGCATATTcgcatatattattgtgtGCCAGCTATCTACAACGAGTATAAATGTGCAGATGATCGTCttcacaaaaataaatcaatatttttcaaaaaatatttatatatatttacgcTTGTAGGTATACATATagattttttgaataaacTGGCCAAAAATAGGatgctatatatatatctatatttaaaacaatacCATAAAGTTTGGAAacaatatgtataaaattgAGTTGTGCGCATGCCTAGTAAttttaacaaattttatataactatatttaatttattacatttaaAGGTGTATTAATTcatatttacattattatgaaattaaatatagatttttaattctatgtatttattatatatattctatatattattctttttcattcggtgttatatatatattttttttaggttaatttttatgtattatgAATTCGATTAATTTATGTACTTTTTTTCCCTAACAATCTTGAAGGTGTTATATATGGTATAATTATTTgggtataaaatatataaacccaacgaaaacaaaataaatatataaatagatATATGGACACTTTACAATTTCTTCTATGGAAGTTAATAATTGTTTAATGATTTTACACTAAGTacatttatacatataaatatatcatgtatgtatatatatttatatatattgtggTATAACAAGATTTAATTATACTCTATAGTTCAAACCAATGATATATAAACTAATTAATAAGCGAATTTATagtaaatgaaatatattcttacatatatattattccatatttttttatttatttcttcaaaAAGGGATActatatgaaaattaattttcaaaatctCCTACTACAtaaggaaaaatatatatgcataataattAGTGTATATAGTGTACGATtatgctatatatatttttatccttACCCAAACAGAAATGAATTACCCGATATATAATAAGTTTGTTTAATTTATGCAAAGTTAttacaaaaacaaaataaatactatatataaataatattttattattttttcacattttaACAAATTATAGAAATAAACCTATTCATCAatctattttatatttatatgttaagCTTTTTTATCTTATGCTATACTGCTATTTGTAtgatatttaaaataatttatttattaatttttttttctttttattttgtcacACCAAAATGTAGTTCAAATTTTAACActgattttttatgtaaactAATTCTCTATATTAGCTAATAAGTTCCTACTATATTTCTAcataacaatttttattctttttttagcGCCCTTTTCCCGTTATACGGTTTATgatgttattttattcattttgttgttctaaaaaaatgatagtCTCAAGAGAgagcatatttatttttctaatctttcaaacatttttgtggtaatatattttataagaaattttaataaaaatctggtacataattttacaaaattgtaaattatGTTATAGTTGTAagatatatacaaataaaaatttttaaaataataaaaaaagacaaaagGAAATTAAATTCAAtgtttatacatatacatacatgtgcgcatatatatgtcaacatataaattataaaggacagtaaaaaaaaataagccAGTATGCTCATAATAAAGTATAGATATTATCAAAgcattataaatttataaaaaatgaaaaaaataaaaaagggtATATATTGCATAagcaattttataaaagtttTTTAACCTTTCAAAATCAGGagcatattatatgaactcaataaataaatattattttgttcataagAATAATTGTTTTCTTAACCTTTTTTAAGCAATGCATTATTATAAGCATTTTGCGAATAAATATGTcgatattaaatataatgggAATTCGTTAGTATAACTTTTCGTAAAGCTTATTGTACGAATTTATCCAAAGCTtgtactaaaaaaataaagaaaataggGAAAATGTGGGGtgtaaaataatgttaatattgtatatagaatatataataaataaaatgttttttttttttttaatttatgaaTGTGTGTGTTTTCTTTATACCTCAATGGAATCTCTTTTCCCCTTGTCACTGGTTGAAAAAATCAATTCATGTGCTCCTctacaaaaaatacaaaaaggTTGTAAAGAATGAATGcaacaattttatatgaataagttatttcttcattttgttgatatttttttcgctTACATCCACAGGTTTTGCAAAACTTCAGTTTTCTTATGTTCTACGCTCTTGTAAAACAATGGGGTCTGAAAAGGGTATAAATTTTAAGGCATTAAAATGAgaacaaatttattttatcttattTTAAGGGTGATTTATGCACATAAGAATATCAAAAATAGAATATGCATGAATATGTTTTgcataagtatatatattacttcCATCATTTTGAGAAAAAGGACAGAAAAAATCGAGTTGTAAAAAGACAGGGaataaaatagttttataaaataatcaatggcattattatgaaataatttgCTGATTAAATAactgttatttttattcatatcaATTAATGTGTGTGAATATAAGTAAAATTTCCaaaagttttttattttgctttttttgAAATCTTCATAATAATGAGA contains:
- a CDS encoding zinc finger protein, putative, translated to MYINRNPNINNNKKYDALKYEDEKETFGDKSKYINVSYHIRKLFSYCDADILRIENNLIIYNSIIDNIKKNGNRLIKKEIEKIIREKEENKNYCLKDDMKEEYKIVNFDLKKVELDFKFIECSLCFELIKIICIQECNHTYCFLCFYRLLYMQIKENNYENNDNINNNATGQNALNNTRSNSYINSRSYSYRDRGRNRNYDESYHQNNRTNIQNDKFNYAFDKEKIKCPFCKERNEYIFFCLNNFYTYFTYNNLLQTLLEPDEVDMLAGDIENKNINESEIVGKQLKFSGSLEKNQINDKRESIDNISIEIDEQNIIKKYSSDICKEIEDIEEIEKLTSKNDDDIQKEQADLLEKNKLKKIFSSHYDDIIILRNILKKDPKSNEDTTKSAKKGENMYLFNHYEKYIKRKKDKTKYILNGCVNSLKRYAFFSKIFVDTEKKIFYEYYYIYSLSTLLTSYACLLTPCIDYWVKVQNKKVEKFKLNNSHKINKYFEYIYIYNKQNLLRKKNDSIYDKYHQYTRDAHNISELESESTDHYFNVIDIFYKTCFTNLDNITNLKHLNKYCYTRLSELCKHLSEHKKTYCDICVGNNDNNFLFEYNIFLKKNVKAHIEYGEQISENKYKIRHIYCHICSYYLYDFDTYMSHINKYHFFCKFCFNKKNPEIKGVEKNEIDDIVYYDQLHLHVYKDYDNLFAHYKKKHHPCLYEQCIFVVFDNRMDLCLHLAEKHEEKGSKRNKIAFSIGGASYNEIRNSANNNSSNRGRNNTYNDRNDYRNNINIIQLNNEKGNSNICENEEDNNREKIDINNYKCIYDFKSFSDSWYFEYFIEIKMINFVEYFKNKKTIFLQIMKKDLESIVNILDILTKNNNDFYLSNEEIIDLTKSVIDTDFGTEHKKNNFFIFKIFFDGIIEKIDYLLYNKEDLEKHYLNLFFNIIIYRSFILYYSFFFMHVSEKKTILGKINNSTNSNKNKKNANNSNEKKEKNDAIYNYNNNKSMVNLRHKFENATKININELSKYGFLYLTFLFFKIENNALEKVYTNIKSIYTLCNNTWKDIEAINKRITLACESVTNSKNGKNKSNDNSLISSVNKKGSNTTPIKCSSEKNNNNVKGKEKLTSLFDVINSKNNIMELENISNLIKKSFKNKNPNNIIINHIYDQKWDICKKVSFDMLYCIDPNLNLVSFFYLFISNYLSAYQKDPCINKFLNISNENKKNILKKIALDVDLTSLTTISKDLSNFVNARALEECLSTGPEYYRIRKDIEFILRNRNTNNVVNNGSNYNRSSNTYRGSEKYKNIEDQKISSNLYDTSLSLRNRFLNIIKSSRINELYYIYFYVSSIINTTNTNKNSDIQKNEEFPSLASNNNDDRTSSIATISRFNINNSNNANLKGSNASNPLSTNGKRNKIGSNNSTKLNNEDKNINSYKQKVENNKNTSLNSKGGVLDVEYPPLPKQKTEDDTFPFLISSNNKTKSKDNKSGALNKDITLNWKKKESNTSKNKGKEEEKKNDKKNDKKTNNATTGLTSLSSNKTGKNKTDKNDISNFYKSFNIDEFPAPSLLADQKKLLEENSKKKKKKKKENNNDNNSDNKYFYSSDDNILSNSKSSSKKKKNVTIPDSNITYTIKKSNKVKCCSMCTYENPYERKRCELCENPL